Part of the Vulpes vulpes isolate BD-2025 chromosome 13, VulVul3, whole genome shotgun sequence genome, aacataaagaataaataaaggaattctCTGGACGTTGTCTGAAGAGGTATTATTCCATATTACTGCACACCATCCCCCTCAGTTTTAATCCATAGACAGACCAGAATTTTGGTATCAATTAACAATGAAAACACCCAAATATTTTGTAATCTCTTCCCAAAAGTCTGAAAGGACAATTTTATGTCAACACTGCAAATAGAATGGCCAACAAATATACTGGTTTTATTTACATCAAAATTAAACAATTAGCACATTCTGGCTTTTATACCAAAGTTTAGTTGATAAAAGCCTGTTTTTCAGCTCTTACACAATCTCTGAACCATGACTTTCAAACCCAGCTCAACCACATGCTACACTCAAATTTCAAAAAAGTCTCTTCTGGCAGCCTATTTcctccttcattttaaaatattctacataTAGCCTCATCCTGTGgtccaaattattttatttccttaatatgGTTTCCTCTGattcatattttcattcttccacccattttaaagaaaaactagggTCCAGGGTTAGATACTTTTATATGCTTTCATTGAGGAATCTTTGGCACACTTGACGCACTGTATTATCATTACATCTATTAAAAAGCTATTTGTTCAAATTTTGTCATAAAAAcgtgaaaacattttattctatgtACAATAATGTACACAAATTTAAATAGGTCACCAAAGAGACCAGAAGTAATTAAAGAGGTATATTTACAGTAGCACATCACAGTAAACGGAAAACCATTCACAGATTCAACATGGATACTGTTTTTGTGCTTGGTTACACACTGAAGTGAAGCATATTACTCCATTTTGGATGAActgaattttaaacaaataaccTCAATGATTAGTAAATGCTATTTTAATCAGTCAGTATCATCATTAAGTTCTTCAGCTGCTGGGCCTGTGTGTTGAAtcactccatttctttctctttgaacaTCATCATCACAATCTGTACTGTCTTCTTCGTTCAATTCCCTGTCAGATTCAGCAGCAGCTTCTCTTACAGCTTCCTCTGGATTTTCATTGGGTGCAATAAACCCATTGTTGTTGGATATATTTGAATTATCCTTAATATCATCTTCAATGTACACTTTCTGATGGCACATTGGACAAGTATCTTGGATGTACAGCCATTTCCGAAGGCAAAGTGCATGGAAATAATGATTACATGGTGTGATGCGAGCAGATGTTGTAAACTCATGATAGCAGATTGCACATACATCATCTATTTCTTGTAAGCGGCTCCCTTTTATTTCAGGAAGtgaattaattttcttaacaGCAGTCCTACGATTCATGAATGTCTTCCAGCCATTTTTTGCTTGTAAGTAGATGTTAAAATATGCATGTAGACACATCATACAAGCTCGAATTTTACTTCCTGACTCAAACATCATAGTGTAAGCCCCATTTCCAAACATTACTACTCCAAATATAAATTCAATAATATTGCCTGTTGAACGAACATAGTAAACATAATCATCAAGCTTTTCCCAAAGGACATTATAATAGCCATCAATCATGAATAACGTATACACAGTGAGAGAAACAATTACTTTTAAGCAGAGTTCCACACAAAAGGCCGTAACTGCAAACAACCATGTATTTAGTGCATAGTGATGCCAAAGAACATAGCTGAGTAAAACAGGAAGAATAAACAGGCAAGCAGAGACAAAGAGCACAGGAAAATGTCTACGGAAAGACGACACATGAGAGGCACTGAGAGACATTAATACAGGGTCTGTCATTCCGTGGATGAAATGCAGGACTGCAGTTAATAAAAGGCACATGTTTCTACTTAAACGAATAAGTCTCTCTTCTGGTCTTAGCCCACTTAAGCCGGTCTgaagagccaaaataaaaaataaaacaggtgctACGAAGCCAAGCCTCCTGTCGTCTTCTTCAGTTGATCCAATAAAGGCCAATATTCCAAGGCCCAAATAATGGGCTACTGAGGAAATTACAGCACTCATGCCCAGTACAGTTAGTGTAGAATCACAGCCACTAATTATAAGGTTGCAAATGAGGTCCCAGAAATCATCccaagaaataaagaaggaatcAGTTTCATTTGCCATCCTTAAAATGTACATCAACACTGTAGCCTGAGCTGTAATTCT contains:
- the RNF139 gene encoding E3 ubiquitin-protein ligase RNF139 — translated: MAAVGPPQQQVRMAHQQVWAALEVALRVPCLYIIDAIFNSYYDSSQSRFCIGLQIVLRLLGIFVSSIVLILSQRSLFKFYMYSSAFLLAATSVLVNYYASLHIDFYGAYNTSAFGIELLPRKGPSLWMALIVLQLTLGIGYITLLQIHSIYSQLIILDLLIPVIGLITELPLHIRETLVFTSSLILTLNTVLVLAVKLKWFYYSTRYVYLLVRHMYRIYGLQLLMEDTWKRIRFPDILRVFWLTRITAQATVLMYILRMANETDSFFISWDDFWDLICNLIISGCDSTLTVLGMSAVISSVAHYLGLGILAFIGSTEEDDRRLGFVAPVLFFILALQTGLSGLRPEERLIRLSRNMCLLLTAVLHFIHGMTDPVLMSLSASHVSSFRRHFPVLFVSACLFILPVLLSYVLWHHYALNTWLFAVTAFCVELCLKVIVSLTVYTLFMIDGYYNVLWEKLDDYVYYVRSTGNIIEFIFGVVMFGNGAYTMMFESGSKIRACMMCLHAYFNIYLQAKNGWKTFMNRRTAVKKINSLPEIKGSRLQEIDDVCAICYHEFTTSARITPCNHYFHALCLRKWLYIQDTCPMCHQKVYIEDDIKDNSNISNNNGFIAPNENPEEAVREAAAESDRELNEEDSTDCDDDVQRERNGVIQHTGPAAEELNDDTD